ATCAAAAACTCAAAAATTTTAATGAAAAAAAAGTAAAATTATGAATTATTTTATAAAGTTTTTTTTAATTGCGCTCTTCTTTAATCCGATCTTCATGTTTTTAAATGCAGATGAAAAGTTTAGTATTATTATTCCGTCATTTAATAATGAGAAATACTGCCGATGGAATTTGACGAGTGCTTTAAACCAAAACCACGCCAACTATAAAATTATTTATATTAATGATGCGTCAAGTGATAGAACTCAAGAGATTGTGGAAGAGTTGAAAAAGACTCATCCTAAAGGACATCTCATTACTTTAGTTAATAATACAAAAAATTGTGGCGCTTTAGAAAATATTTATCATGCCGTCTACGACCATACGGATGATAACGATGTTATTTTATTGCTTGATGGGGATGATGCGCTCTCTTCTCCCTATGTTCTGAAAAAGCTCGAAGAGGTCTATTCAAGAAGACCTATTTGGCTCACTTTTGGGCAATTTCGAGAACGCAATTCAGGGAGTATGGGATTTGTCAGGAAAATCCCCTATTCTAGGTTGAAACAGCAAAAGCTTAGATCATTTCCTCATGGAGCAAGTCATCTTAAAACATTTAAATCATGGCTGTTTAAGCAAATTAAAAAAGAAGATTTGCTTTATCAAGGAAATTTTTATGCTATGTCGTGGGATTTAGCGATTATGTTTCCGATGCTTGAAATGGCTGCCGAACACCATTATCAATTTGTTGATCAAGTTTTATATATCTACAATGATGCCAATCCGATCAGCGATCATCAAAAATCGAAGGAATTACAAAGAAAACTTGATTTAGAGATTAGATCTAAAAAACCGTATTCGCCCATTAACGGTATACACCGCCCGTAATTCAAGGGAGTTTTTTTAAACTTGGATTGTTTTTTATTCCCTTCTCTACTATGATACATATCCACATCATTATCTATGATTTGCTTTGATTGAAGCATTCTTTCCATAGCAGAGAAAGAGATTAAAGAAATAAATATTAAATAATGGTGTATAGTACTCAAAACGAGGTAATTATGCGAGTTAAAGCTTCTGTTAAAGCTGATCCTCTTAAGGGAGATAAAATTGTAAGAAGACGTGGACGAGTCTACGTCATTAACAAAAAAGACCCTAATCGCAAACAAAGGCAAAAAGGACCAGCAAGAAAAAAATAACACTTTAGGAAAGTATGGCAAGATCATCACAATTTGAAAAAGAGAAAAAGCGTCAGAAACTCATAAATAGCTATTATGAAAAGCGCCAAGCTCTAAAAAAAATCATTAGCAGTCCTTATTCAACTGAAGAAGAGAAAAAAGAGGCTATGATTAAGCTCAATAAGCTCCCACGCAACTCATCTCCAATCAGAGCGAGAAACCGTTGTTCGATGACAGGACGTCCTAGAGGGTATTTGAGAAAATTTAAAATCTCACGTCTTTGCTTTAGAGAGTTTGCTAATTCCGGACTGATTCCGGGTATGTATAAAGCTAGCTGGTAGGCATTAGCTTAAGAGTCAAAAAAAGCCGATATTTTTATCGGCTTTTTTTTTATCAAAGATTAGAGCGAAGTCGGCTTTTCGGTATAAAGCTATAGCTCGGGTTTTAATGTCTCTAAAATATTTTCTTTTGTCGATAAGACAACCCATTCCGTCATTGAGTCATTCCAGATATACGAATCATTTTGAATATGCCCGGCCTCATATGCATCTTTAAATAATTGAAAGCTAAGCGGTCCAATTTGTTGATGGCTTTGATCGAGATAGTACCAATCCATATGAGGAAAAGGGGGCTCAGGGGATTTTGGCGTCAGATCTAAAGGGATTTGATCCATTATATCCTCTTTTTTGACAACCCGCGGCAAGAAGGTCAAAATGAGTGGGGCTAATATACCGAATAAAAAGCCTAATCCAAACCAAAAATAGGGGTCTCTATTTTTTTTAATTGCAAATCTCGAAGTGAGATAGGCGATAAAGAGCAATAAGGGCATTAGAATATAAGGTGATGCGATCATAAAAGCCTCCTTCCCAATTTTGTGAGAAATGTGAGTTAAGGATACCACTATACTAAAATGAAACTTTATTTCATAATTGATAAAGTCAAATAGAGAGGATAATAGCCTCTCTAAATATGAGGCGGATATATATGAAAAATGAAGATCAACTATCACAACTTTCTAAGAAAGATCAAATGAGTTTTACGGAGATCGATCCTAAAGAGCTCAATTATGCCGATACTGTTTTTGTTCGGGATATTGAGACGCGTGTATTTCAGGCAATTACAATCAAATGTCTTTCCAATATTGAAGGGATCTCTCTTCTTGAAGGGAATCTTTTTGATAATTTGCTTGGCCGTGAGGGAGTCGAGCGCGTTAAAGGGATTTATGTCGAACAAGACTCAAAAAGTCATTCGGTTAATCTCAAAATCGAGCTTAATATTGCTTATGGAATTTCAATTCCTCAAAAATCAGAGGAAATTCAATCTAAACTCGTTGATGATATCGTTAAATTAACGGGGTTGCATGTGGCAAGTGTGCACATTATCTTTAAGAATCTACTGCCTGAAGAGGATTTAGAAAATCTTCTTGCAGAAAAGATGAAAGATAATGCAACAGATGAAAAAGAAGTGAGTGAAGAGACCCTTAACGAATACTCAGAGGAATTTTAATCTATTTAGGAAGAAAGCTCTTTATGAGGTTGTCTTATTACCTATCATCAATGCTGCACTTGTTTGTTGTATTGAGTACTTTTTGTCTGTCGGCATTATTCATAGCGCTCTCATTTGCGCCCCAATTGAGATTCTTTTGTTATGAGTTTCTCAGTGAAAGAGCAGATGATTTGACTTATATTGGGACAGCTATTGGAGTTTACGGCCTGCTTCTGTTACTCGTTTTTAGTTTTTTGTATCGCAAAAGCTATATCACCTTAAAGATGAAGGCCTGTGAGATCAAAATTGACGAGAGTCTGATCAAATCGTATGTTCAAGAATACTGGAGAAAGGCTCTTCAAAATCCCAAAGCACAGATTCAAATTGTTATTCATGCAGATAGTCATATTGAAGTAGTGGCTCCTCTAGAGGATGTTGATTTTCAAGATGATCAGATGATTCTCCAACTTGAAAGAGAGCTGGGACAGCTCCTAGCGCAGCGTTTAGGGTATCAGAAAAAGTTCCTTCTAACGCTTGGTCATTAATCACTAACGATATTGAGGGCTTTTTTGATGTTTTTGGCATCTGTTTGGGAGATGCCTTTAACTTGTGTGATTTCTTCTAGCGAGGCCCTTTGGATTGCTTTCACAGATCCGAAATGGGTTAAGAGAAGGGCTCGTTTTTTTGGGCCTATTCCTTCAATAGTATCAAGCGAGCTCGAGATTAATGATTTGCTTTTTTGTTTTCGGTAGTAGTTGATCGCCATGTCATGTGCGTCATCGCGTATGTTCTGTAGGAAAAATTGAAGAGGGGATTTAAGGGGGAGAGAAATTGGGTTGTCGTGAAGCGTTGTGAAAATGCGCTCAGCAGATAATCCCTTATCATGGCGCGCTTCTTCTTTAGCAAAAGCAATTAAATCACAGACAACAATATTTAAATCGCTCAGTATTTTTTTAGCTAAATTGAGTTGTCCCTTGCCTCCGTCTAAGATAATGAGATTGGGCAGATGATCCTCTTTTTTTCCACGAGAAAGGCGCCTTTCAAGTGTTTCCTTCATAGAATAGTAATCTTCAGATTTTTCGGCATGTTTGATTTTATAGAGGCGGGACTCGTTTTTGCTTTTTTTCCCATTGATAAAGACGGCCATACTCGCAACGGGGTTTTCCATTGACATATGGGAAGTGTCAAAGCATTCAATGCGTGAAGGGAAATGACTCAGCTGACAAACTTCTTGGAGTTGCATTAAAAGTTCTTGTGCTTCTTGTTCTTTTTTAGTGTGACTTTCTAAAAAGGCAGATGCATTTTTTTCTGCCATTGCAATGAGATTTTTCTTTTCCCCTTTTCGAGGGGTCACTAACTTGGGTTTTTCATGTCCCATTTCTTCAAGAATTTCAGCAATGGCATGGTGAAGAGGCATGGGGGTAAAGATTTGTGGGGGGAGTGTGAGCGTTGCATAGTGTTGCAAAATAAATGTGGTTAATACTTCATCATCCGTTTGGAGTGTAGAAGGGATATAAAAGCATCTTGAGTCGGTAAATCGTCCCGATCGAATAAGGATTTTGGCAATGCAAGCTTCTCCCATTTCTTTACGTACGATAGCAAGGACATCCGTATCATCAATGTCAAACCGCGTTGTATAGCGATGGTGCTCAATGACCTGTTTTAGAGCTTTAATTTGTTCGTGAATGAGAGCTGCTTTTTCAAATTCAAGGGCATTGGCATATTGTTTGCGCTTTTTTTCTAAATCACTCACAAGAGAGAGATCACTGCCTTTTAAAAAACGGACGATATGAGTCACGAGTTCAGCGTATTCTTCGTGGGTGCATAGATTAACACAAGGTGCCATACAGCGCTTCATGTCATAGAGAAGGCAAGGGCGCGCTCTCGATTTTAATTCTCGATCGGAGCATTGACGCAAAGGGAAAGCGCGAAGGAGCGTCTCATACGTTTGTCTGGCAGCAAATCCGCTGGTATAAGGGCCAAAATAAAGCCCCTTTTCTTTAGGTTTGCCTTTAAATCGGAGCATTTGGAGCATCGGCCATTGATCATTTGGGTTGATCATGAGGCTGATGTAAGTTTTATCATCTTTTAGAAGGACATTATATTTAGGCTTATGTTGTTTGATGAGACTATTTTCTAAAAGAAGCGCTTCCTTTTCAGATAGAGTAATAATTGTTTCGATGTGGGCAATTTGCGCAATGAGATAGGGGATCATCTGGCGCGTATCGCGGCCCTCTTGGAAATATTGCGAGATGCGTGTCTTTAAATTTTTAGCTTTCCCGACATATAATACGGCGCCTTTTTTATTGCGCATGAGATAGACACCGGGTTCTTTAGGGAAATGGGCTGTTTTCCAATTAAAATCGGCCATGTATGAACCTTATATTAGAGGAAGCCTTTTAATTGGGTTTGATAGTCTATTAAAAATTGATGGGCTTCACGTGGAGAGATTTCATCTAGATCGAGTTGTTTGATTTCTTCAAGTAAGGATAAAGCGCGTTTGCGCGAAGATTCCAAAGGGGCGAAAAGAAGGAGTTGATCATCGCTTTCATCGTGGGCTATTTGTTTGTCGGGGCCTTCTTTTTTAGGGTTTTTTTCGAGATGGTGGAGAAGTTGCTTTGCTTTTTGTAAAACAATGAGAGGGACTCCCGCGAGTTGAGCCACGTGAATTCCATAGCTTTTATCAGCAGCGCCTTTAATGATTTTTCTTAGAAAGATGACTTGGTTCTCGGTTTCTTTCACGGCAACGCGATAATTGGTTATCCCATTGAACTCCTTTTCAAGCTCAGTCAATTCAAAATAATGGGTTGCAAAGAGGGTTTTTGGAGCTGTAGCCAATGGGGAAATAAGAAATTGCGCTACAGAAGATGCAATAGCAATGCCATCATATGTCGATGTCCCTCGGCCAATTTCATCGAGAATAATCAATGATTGTTCGCATTTTCGATTTAAAATGCCGGCTGTTTCCGCCATTTCAACCATAAATGTTGAAAGTCCCCGAGAAAGATCATCACTTGCGCCAATGCGGGTGAAAAGGCGTTTAATCACTCCAATATGTGCGTGTGTAGCCGGAACAAAAGAGCCCATTTGCGCCATCAACACGATCAAAGCCACTTGGCGAATATAGGTTGATTTACCCGCCATATTGGGGCCTGTAATCATCATCATCTTTTCGGATTCATTGAGATCGGTGTCATTGGGAATAAAGGAATCGTCCTTCAGTGTTTTTTCAATGACAGGATGGCGACCGTCTACAATTTTAAGAATGGATGAGTGATCAACGATAGGGCATGTATAGCGGTGTTCTCGGGCAACAAGTGCCAGCGAAAGGAGGCAATCTAGCCGTGCAATTCCCTTAGAAATGGCCGTAATGTCTTGAGTATGCTTTTTAAGCGTGTCGAGTAGGGAGGAATAGAGCGTTTCTTCTAAGAGCTCAATTTGTGATTCGGCATTGAGGATTTTAGATTCGAATTCTTTGAGTTCTTGAGAAATAAAGCGTTCGGCATTCACAAGGGTTTGGCGTTTTTCAAAGGTGTTTGGCATGCGCAGAGACTGCGCTTTACTCACCTCAATGTAATACCCGAAGGCCCGATTAAAACTAACCCGCAATGTTTTAATATCCAACTCTTCGCGTAGGCGGATTTGATAATTTGAGAGATACGTTTGAGCACTTTTTTTTAATGATCTCAATTCATCTAAGGGGGGGTGGTAGCCATCTCGGATTGCCCCACCCTGATTTAATTTAACAGGTGGGTCATCACTAATTGCAGCTTTCACCAATTGCGTCATGGTATCGGTATTGCAAAGGGATTGATCAATTTGCCCAATCAAAGGGGATTGTAAAGTTTGAATGAGCTCTTTAATCAGGGGAATGATTTGCAGTGAACTTTGGTATGCGGTGAGCTCTTTGGGGTGGATTGTCTTTGATTCGATTTTGATTGTAAGGCGTTGTAAATCTTTAATAGAATGAAGTGCTCGTTTTAGATCATAGAGAAGAGAAGGGTGGTCGAGAAGCTCTTGAATGGCTTGTTGGCGTTTAGTGATCGATTCAATGCGAATGAGCGGATGCGTTATCCATGAGCGAAAAAGGCGAGCCCCCATCGCCGTCTGTGTTTGATCGAGCAAGTCAAGAAGCGTGTTGTGGGAGTCTTTATGTTCGGATTCGATAATTTCGAGATGTCTGAGCGTCGTATGGTCGACATTCATGGTGTGATTGAGCGAGAGGAGCGCAACCGTTGTCATCGAATCAAGAGACAAATTGAGTTCATCCCTGATATAGGAAAAAAGAGCTCCCAAGCTACAAATAGCTGCTGTGAGTCCTCTTAAGCCGAAACCATCTAAGTTCTGAGTCTTAAAGTGCTTTGTCAAACGGTGAAGGGATTGCTCGAGATTAAAGGCGTGATTTTCACAAAGAGCGATCCGGATATCGAGCGCTTTTTCAATTTGAGCAATCAAATCACCGTGATTCTTAGCAAATTTTTCAGAGATTAAAAGCTCTTTAGGTTTTTTTTTGATGAGCTCATCATAGAGTTGATCAAAATTATCGAGTTGCATTGTGGCGAGTTCCGCCGTTGAGAGGTCGATCAGGGATAATCCGAGTGTCGCATTGACCTCTGCAATGGAGGCAAAAAAATTGTTTTGAATGTGGGGCGCTATATGGGTGGGAATATAAGTAGCCGGAGAAACAATTTGTGTGATCTCTCGACGAACGATCCCCTTAGCAACCTTGGGATCTTCCACTTGTTCTGCAATGGCAACGACCATTTTTTTAGCAATGAGGCGTTCGAGATATTGCTCGATGGTGTGGGCCGGGATTCCTGCCATCGGAATATCTTGTCGTTTAGTTAAAGTGATATCGAGAAGATCGGATAAACGGGTGGCATCATCATAAAAGGCTTCATAAAAATCCCCTAAGCGAAATAAAAGAAGAGCTCCTTTGGCTTTCTGTTTGCACTCTTGCCATTGTGCCATCATCGGTGTCGTTTTAATGGCCGTCATTGGAATCATCCGCTGTTTTATTGAATAAATTAATGATGGATTTTAAAAATGTCTTGGTCTTTTTTGCTTTTTTTCTTTCGTCTCTATTGAGATGTTCAATCTCTTCTAAAAGGACTTTTGCTTCGTGAATACCTTTAGAAATCTGAACAACCACTCCCTCGCACCAGTTTTGAGCTTCTTGGATTTGCATCTGGATTTCTTCTAGCTTTTCTAAAATTTGCTCCGGAGGCTGATCGGCAATTGACGTTTCAATCAATTCTTCAGAAAACATCCGGTTTTTAAAATTTTGCGTCGCCTGTCTTAATTCAAAAATATCAATCAGAAGGGGAAGGAACATTTTTTTAAAGCCCTCTCGCAAATTATTATTTACGGATGTAGCTACAATTTTAGTCCCCTTTGAGGCTCCGATTTGCGAAATAGAACTTGAAACTTGGTCGGTAATTTTGGATGCACTGAGCTTCGTGTAGACTTTTTTTTGAAATCCTTTTGGAACTGAATGATCTTGTTTCATAATCAAATATGAAAAAAATTAGGTTTATAAAATGCAATGTTATCGCATTTGTAACTTTAGAGCAATTCCCCATTTTGATATGATCTCGACTTTGTACAATTTTCGGACGCAAGTTTTGCAAGATTTTGACATACAATCGGTTACTAATTCCTGCAATCGCCTTGAATACGCCATTACAGGAATTAGTAACCGATTGGATATCAAAAGATTGTGAAAATCGCGCCGAAAAATGTACAAAGTCGAGATGACGACTATTTAAAATATATCATTTGAGTGCTATGGGATATACTAGAGAAAGTTTAGAGGAGTTACGTTCAAAGGTCGACTTAATCGAAGTTGTCTCCTCGTATGTCAAATTGCAACGATCCGGTGCTTATTATAAAGGGCTTTGCCCTTTTCACAATGAAAAATCGCCCTCTTTTTTATTGCAGAAAGGGGATCATCATTACCACTGCTTTGGTTGTGGCGCTCATGGAGATGCGATTGCCTTTTTAATGAACTACATGAAAATGAGTTTTGCTGAGGCGGTGAAAACTCTCGCAGAAAAGTTCGGCGTTGCTCTGCAAGAATCGGATATCCAAGAGCAAAAGAAGCAAGCCACGGTTTCAAAGCTCAAAGACATCATGAATGATGCAGCGCGGTTTTATCACTTTTATCTTCTCTATTCCGATGAAGGGCATCATGCTTTAAATTATTTATATGAAAGGGGGCTTGATCTCAAGTTCATTAAAGTGTTTCAGTTTGGATATGCGCCTAAAGACGATCATGTATTTATCAATATGATGAAGAAAAAGGGGTATTCCCTTGAAGATTTAGAAGAAGTGGGCCTTGTTAAAAAGCACAATCAGCGTTATCGAGCCTTTTTCACTTCGCGTGTCGCCATTCCCATGCACGATATGTTTAAAAATGTTGTGGGATTTTCATGTCGCAAAATGGATGAGGGGGTTTTTGGTCCAAAATATATCAACTCTCCCGAGACGCTCCTCTTTAAAAAATCTCATTATCTATTTGGGATGTATTATTCGCGCAAAAGAATTGCTAAAGAATATCGAGCATTGATCGTCGAAGGGCAAATTGATGCACTGCGCTTAATAGAAGAGGGCTTTGATTTCACAGTGGCAAGTCAAGGGACTGCCTTTGGCGAAACGCATGTTAAAGAGCTGATTAAACTGGGCGTGAAAAAGGTCTATATCGCATTTGATGGGGATAATGCGGGGCAGGAAGCCGCTGTTAAAGTAGGGCAACTCTTTCAAAAACAAGCAATTGAAGTCGATGTGATTCGGTTTGCTGAAGGGGAGGATCCGGATACGATCTTATCCGAACAGGGGGTTCCCGGCATGATGCAAAAAATTGAGTCTGCTGAAGAATATTTACCCTTTTTAGTCGCATTTACCTCTAAAAAGGGCAATATGTTAACCCCTGCCGGGAAGAATGAAATTGTGCGCACCGTTGTCAAAGCGATCCATGAATGGGAACACCCCCTCATGGTGCATGAGGGATTAAAGCGGCTCGCTGCACTTGTTCAAGTCCCCGAATCAGTTGTTGTCCCACAATTCAAACAGATCAAAGAATTTGTTCCTAGAAATGTCTCCCTTTCTCAAATTGATATCGATCCTAATAAAGTCTTAGAAATGGATCTTCTGCGTTGGATGCTCTTAGTCGATCAAATCAATCACCCTATTATGGAGTGGATTCAAAAAAACATCCAACATGAAGATTTTCTTGTGCCCATCTGTCGAGATCTATTAGAGATTTTTTCTAAACATTATCAAAAAGAGCAAAACCTCAACTTAATTGCGATTGCCGCTTCGCTGACCAATGCCGAACACCAATTGTTTCTAGCTGAAATCTTACAAAAAAAAGTCAATCTAGATCGGGCAGAAACTGCTGTCAAAGAGACGCTTCTTAAAATTCACGAGCGCAATTGGATGCAAAGGTGTGAAGAGATCAAAATAAAAATCCAAAATGGGGGGCACTCCCCTGAGGAAGTGACTGATCTCATTAAAGAATTTGATGCGCTTAAAAAGTCCCCTCCGGCCATTGCGGTATGATAAGTGCGGCAATAATTTTGATCCCCCTTTTGGGGGCAGCCCTTTCAATTGTTATCTTTACACTCTATAACGGCATTTCACCAATGCCCTCTTCTAAAAGAGCGAGACAGGCGATGATTGAAATGCTAAATGAGTCAAGCTCATTTTCTCAGGTGAAGATTATCCATGAATTGGGTAGTGGGTGGGGGCATTTATCCATTGATCTCGCCCGCGCTTTTCCTGAAAAACACATTGTTGGAATTGAAAACTCTTGGATTCCTTATCTTGTATCCAAAATCCGGGCTTTTTATGTAAGACCTCCTAATCTGAGTATCCTATATAAAAATTTTTGGAGTCTGCATTTTTCTGAGATTGAGTGCCTTGTGACTTATCAATACAGAAATGGAATGCAGCAAATATATTCCAAATGGCTTAAGGAGGGGAGAGGTCCTCTATTGTGCGTGAGTCATGTCTTTGCTATTGATCATTTAAGAGCGGCTAACTCCAAGCAAGTCGATGATCTCTTTTCAAGTACGGTCTATCTTTATGACTTGTTTTTGTAATTAATAATTTTAAAAATTCAGTTTAAACAATCAATTTGCTATTATTTTCTAGAAATTTTTGATTTTTTTATTACGATCTTGAGCTTCGGTTTTAAAAGAAAATGGCTTCGATATCATCTCAATCTCCTTTTAGTTCTCCGTTTCCTTCGTCAAGAGGGAGTGCTCCGGAAATCGCTACAGGCAGCCCGGATCGGCAAAAACGATCGCGTGTCGCTCCTTCGTGCGATCCTTTTGAGGATAAGGATTGTCCCTCTCGTCGCTTTCGATTAGTTTTTCCCCCTTTGCCTGAGATCAATACGGCTGAAGGGACAAATGATAGCGATGGTTTTGCATGTCCGGCCTCCTCATCCGGTATTTTAGAAACGGGTGTCGTAAGAGGTTTTCCAAGCCCCGACTCATTGCCCCGGGGCTTAAGAGGTCGTACGGCGTCGTGTGCTTCGGCATCGGATGAGATGTCTTCAACAAGAGATAAAATATCTAACGGATTTTCTTTTGACTCCCCTCCGATTCGCGCGATCCAAGCAACGCATGCCGATGAAGAAGATCCTTTTTCTCCGATGTCTCCTCTATTTTTGTCTTCTCCGCCGCGCCATCGCACGTATCGCGCTGCTGAGGATAGTGCCTCATCAAGAGATGTTCCTAAGACACCGGAGTCGCATTCAAGGCGTCATAGGAAGACGCGCTCTTTCCATTCGCCTGATGCTAAAGCTCGTTCGCCTTCATCAGCACTTCCTACGACTCCCGAATCGCTTTTGTCCCCGACTGCAGGGCCTTCTCCGAGTAGTAGTATTGCAGCGAGGGAGATTCCCAATACAGTTCAAAGGCAAGAATTGCGTTTGCAGGGATTTATCGCGCGCTCATCGCCGGGGTCAAAAGCATTTATCCCCATCATTTTTGCACAACTAAAAATCAATCCCCCTTTGACAACTTTATTAGACGCTAAAGTATTAGAATCGCGTATTTCCGAGTTCGATCCAAAATATCAAAAAAAATGTTTTACGATTTGTCAAGTTGTCTTGTTTGAATTGAGTGAAGAGGTCAAGCTACATGTTTTAAGTGAAGAAATGATTGATAAAACATTTGTCAGTGCTGATCATCGCATTCATGCGGAGGATGATCGCCTCATCGGAGTGGATCCTGAAATAATGTATTCGGTAGCCCGATCAGATGCTCCAATACCGGTTATAGATTACCATTCTGAAAGAGCCTGTTTGATGTGGTTGGAAGAGAATATTCATCGTTTTGTGCCAAAAACGATCGGGGGGACATCATTAGGAAAGCGCCATATCGTACATATCAATATGATCTCTAAATATTCAAGCTGTCGCCATTGCATCCGAGTGTTTGGTTCAATAGAAAATGCCTCTCGCATTACGAACTGCATACAACGTATTTTGATGGATAAGCTGTCGCTGACTGAAGTCAATGATATTCCCCATGTCACAATCGCTCATCGTGGACTATCTCACCACCACCCTATGACCCGAAATGGCTGTGATGAGCCTTCTACTGAGCTCTATAGCTCGACATCTTTGATATCCCGAAGTTATTGGTCCTACGCATAAGCGGATTGTTTTGGATGAATCGATTTAACAGACACATAAAACATAGACAAGTAAAGAAGAAATGATGTCTGTAGAGCCCCGGTTTTCGCCTGACCATCAGTCGCTTCAGTTTTATAAAGATAGCCGGATGATTGCTGAAGTCAAAATGAGTTCATCAGATGTTGCATCCGGTGACTTACACAAATACATCCGCATTGATGTTAGTGGCGAACCGGCTTATCTCGATAAAGAGCTGTTCAGAGAAAAATTTTCAGTCTCAATAGCCTCTACCTCTAAAATAACAGAACTTTTTACTTCTTTATTTAGCGCAGAAGCGACTCCAACTGTGCCCGTTACCATTACCGTAGATCGCATCGCTCCGATATTAGGAGATTATCAGGAAAAAAAAGCTGCACTGCTTTCTCATCGATTTTCTCTTTATAGCCTTCCAAAGGGGTTTCAATCAGATAAGGAAATTGTATTAGCTGCTGTAAAGCAAGATGGCTGGGCATTAGCCTATGCATCTGAAGAGTTGAGAGGGAATAAGGATGTTATAAGGATTGCAGCAGTTGGAATTGGGGGACATAGGTGGATATCATCGGAGGATGTGTTTTGGCAGACGGTATTAGGGAATGAGCTCGACTGTTTTAATGAGGATAGGGCTGTTGTATTAGCTGTAGTTACGCAGAATGGGAGAGCATTAGAATATGCATCTGAAGCGTTGAAAAGAGATCTCAGATTTTTGCTTGAGGCTCTGCAGGCTAATAAAGCTGCGATAAATGCTATTACTAGAGGGCAATTGAGTTTATTTACTCCGGAGACTCTTATTCATTATGTTAACGAGTTTCCGCTTGGGGTGTTGAGAGCAATGGGTTCTCTCAATCTATCTGAAGAGGACCGATACAAACTCTTCAATAGGTTTTTGGATGATACCGTTCGATCTGCTATTTCAGAGATGACATCCGATGATGCCTCCCGATTTGAAGCCAAATTGACAGATGTAATGTTAAAATATAAAAATTTAGAGATTGTCAGGTTTCTATTTAGAGTTATTTTTGATTTAAAGC
This Simkaniaceae bacterium DNA region includes the following protein-coding sequences:
- a CDS encoding glycosyltransferase, which translates into the protein MNYFIKFFLIALFFNPIFMFLNADEKFSIIIPSFNNEKYCRWNLTSALNQNHANYKIIYINDASSDRTQEIVEELKKTHPKGHLITLVNNTKNCGALENIYHAVYDHTDDNDVILLLDGDDALSSPYVLKKLEEVYSRRPIWLTFGQFRERNSGSMGFVRKIPYSRLKQQKLRSFPHGASHLKTFKSWLFKQIKKEDLLYQGNFYAMSWDLAIMFPMLEMAAEHHYQFVDQVLYIYNDANPISDHQKSKELQRKLDLEIRSKKPYSPINGIHRP
- the rpmJ gene encoding 50S ribosomal protein L36; this encodes MRVKASVKADPLKGDKIVRRRGRVYVINKKDPNRKQRQKGPARKK
- the rpsN gene encoding 30S ribosomal protein S14, producing the protein MARSSQFEKEKKRQKLINSYYEKRQALKKIISSPYSTEEEKKEAMIKLNKLPRNSSPIRARNRCSMTGRPRGYLRKFKISRLCFREFANSGLIPGMYKASW
- a CDS encoding GYF domain-containing protein, whose product is MIASPYILMPLLLFIAYLTSRFAIKKNRDPYFWFGLGFLFGILAPLILTFLPRVVKKEDIMDQIPLDLTPKSPEPPFPHMDWYYLDQSHQQIGPLSFQLFKDAYEAGHIQNDSYIWNDSMTEWVVLSTKENILETLKPEL
- a CDS encoding Asp23/Gls24 family envelope stress response protein translates to MKNEDQLSQLSKKDQMSFTEIDPKELNYADTVFVRDIETRVFQAITIKCLSNIEGISLLEGNLFDNLLGREGVERVKGIYVEQDSKSHSVNLKIELNIAYGISIPQKSEEIQSKLVDDIVKLTGLHVASVHIIFKNLLPEEDLENLLAEKMKDNATDEKEVSEETLNEYSEEF
- the uvrC gene encoding excinuclease ABC subunit UvrC, translating into MADFNWKTAHFPKEPGVYLMRNKKGAVLYVGKAKNLKTRISQYFQEGRDTRQMIPYLIAQIAHIETIITLSEKEALLLENSLIKQHKPKYNVLLKDDKTYISLMINPNDQWPMLQMLRFKGKPKEKGLYFGPYTSGFAARQTYETLLRAFPLRQCSDRELKSRARPCLLYDMKRCMAPCVNLCTHEEYAELVTHIVRFLKGSDLSLVSDLEKKRKQYANALEFEKAALIHEQIKALKQVIEHHRYTTRFDIDDTDVLAIVRKEMGEACIAKILIRSGRFTDSRCFYIPSTLQTDDEVLTTFILQHYATLTLPPQIFTPMPLHHAIAEILEEMGHEKPKLVTPRKGEKKNLIAMAEKNASAFLESHTKKEQEAQELLMQLQEVCQLSHFPSRIECFDTSHMSMENPVASMAVFINGKKSKNESRLYKIKHAEKSEDYYSMKETLERRLSRGKKEDHLPNLIILDGGKGQLNLAKKILSDLNIVVCDLIAFAKEEARHDKGLSAERIFTTLHDNPISLPLKSPLQFFLQNIRDDAHDMAINYYRKQKSKSLISSSLDTIEGIGPKKRALLLTHFGSVKAIQRASLEEITQVKGISQTDAKNIKKALNIVSD
- the mutS gene encoding DNA mismatch repair protein MutS; the encoded protein is MTAIKTTPMMAQWQECKQKAKGALLLFRLGDFYEAFYDDATRLSDLLDITLTKRQDIPMAGIPAHTIEQYLERLIAKKMVVAIAEQVEDPKVAKGIVRREITQIVSPATYIPTHIAPHIQNNFFASIAEVNATLGLSLIDLSTAELATMQLDNFDQLYDELIKKKPKELLISEKFAKNHGDLIAQIEKALDIRIALCENHAFNLEQSLHRLTKHFKTQNLDGFGLRGLTAAICSLGALFSYIRDELNLSLDSMTTVALLSLNHTMNVDHTTLRHLEIIESEHKDSHNTLLDLLDQTQTAMGARLFRSWITHPLIRIESITKRQQAIQELLDHPSLLYDLKRALHSIKDLQRLTIKIESKTIHPKELTAYQSSLQIIPLIKELIQTLQSPLIGQIDQSLCNTDTMTQLVKAAISDDPPVKLNQGGAIRDGYHPPLDELRSLKKSAQTYLSNYQIRLREELDIKTLRVSFNRAFGYYIEVSKAQSLRMPNTFEKRQTLVNAERFISQELKEFESKILNAESQIELLEETLYSSLLDTLKKHTQDITAISKGIARLDCLLSLALVAREHRYTCPIVDHSSILKIVDGRHPVIEKTLKDDSFIPNDTDLNESEKMMMITGPNMAGKSTYIRQVALIVLMAQMGSFVPATHAHIGVIKRLFTRIGASDDLSRGLSTFMVEMAETAGILNRKCEQSLIILDEIGRGTSTYDGIAIASSVAQFLISPLATAPKTLFATHYFELTELEKEFNGITNYRVAVKETENQVIFLRKIIKGAADKSYGIHVAQLAGVPLIVLQKAKQLLHHLEKNPKKEGPDKQIAHDESDDQLLLFAPLESSRKRALSLLEEIKQLDLDEISPREAHQFLIDYQTQLKGFL